Proteins co-encoded in one Kutzneria chonburiensis genomic window:
- a CDS encoding Pvc16 family protein, translating into MIPGVDQALRDLLRKRLPDGTAVLLAAQTDLGADDKQTAVSLTLFGLRDDAQGRSAGRDDVRGADGRLLGRQAPTRRYELSYVVQAHAADPETEHELLGQALIALTDEDTGLDVKLGASMPCELGFPPRASFVVTVNAAYTPPLDTELAPPADGVHLGVANTVRPMVAPTSGQKKQWPRRRIEETS; encoded by the coding sequence CCAGGAGTCGACCAGGCGCTGCGCGACCTGCTGCGGAAACGGCTGCCCGACGGTACCGCCGTCCTGCTCGCGGCGCAGACGGATTTGGGCGCAGACGACAAGCAGACCGCAGTCTCGCTGACCCTGTTCGGTCTGCGGGACGACGCGCAGGGCCGGTCGGCCGGCCGTGACGACGTGCGGGGCGCGGACGGCCGGCTGCTCGGCCGGCAGGCGCCGACCCGTCGCTACGAACTGTCCTATGTGGTGCAGGCGCACGCCGCCGACCCGGAGACCGAGCACGAGCTGCTCGGGCAGGCGCTGATCGCGCTGACCGACGAGGACACCGGCCTCGACGTGAAACTGGGCGCGTCGATGCCGTGCGAGCTGGGTTTCCCGCCGCGGGCGTCGTTCGTCGTGACGGTCAACGCGGCCTACACGCCGCCGCTGGACACCGAGCTGGCGCCGCCGGCCGACGGCGTGCACCTGGGTGTGGCCAACACCGTGCGGCCCATGGTCGCGCCGACGAGCGGTCAGAAGAAGCAGTGGCCGCGCCGGCGGATCGAGGAGACGTCATGA